A genomic segment from Cyanobium sp. NIES-981 encodes:
- the lspA gene encoding signal peptidase II: MSAGRRHSYLLAAVVVLLDQLSKAWAVQTLPAGLPRPLLPGLLELLLTWNTGAAFSLFTGHTQALGLVSLVVALAVAVWIARQSILGIPRRLALGFLLGGAVGNGLDRWRLGAVVDFLSFVPISFPVFNLADVAINLAVLCFVIDLFGGHGHRRA, translated from the coding sequence GTGAGCGCGGGCCGCAGGCACAGTTACCTGCTGGCGGCCGTGGTGGTTCTGCTGGATCAGCTCAGCAAGGCCTGGGCCGTGCAGACCCTGCCGGCCGGCCTGCCCCGGCCCCTCCTGCCCGGGCTGCTCGAGCTGCTGCTCACCTGGAACACCGGAGCGGCCTTCAGCCTGTTCACCGGCCACACCCAGGCGCTGGGGCTGGTGAGCCTGGTCGTGGCCCTGGCTGTGGCGGTGTGGATCGCACGCCAGAGCATCCTGGGCATCCCCCGCAGGCTGGCCCTGGGATTCCTGCTGGGGGGTGCGGTGGGCAATGGCCTGGACCGCTGGCGGCTCGGGGCCGTGGTGGACTTCCTCTCCTTCGTGCCGATCAGCTTTCCGGTGTTCAACCTCGCCGATGTGGCCATCAACCTGGCTGTGCTCTGCTTCGTGATCGACCTGTTCGGAGGCCATGGCCATCGCCGCGCTTGA
- a CDS encoding transglycosylase domain-containing protein: MAIAALELLRQRWRRWRQPSQALLLIHLPGQGSRSVAIHSGVYRIGREGDGQIPIDHPAVSRQHALLERRGPGWLLSDRGSTNGLWWRGRRVQQLLLRDGDTVRIGPSHQPGLPELEFQQRPQPQLERIVRTGSLVLAAVTAGGVGLLALSVLQSPIRGSLATVRGPLALYDRQGKPINSVQGLEHRELAGLGDYPTVLVDALLSSEDARFWWHPGVDPVGTARALVTNLLGGRVLEGGSTLTQQLARSLYPDQVGQGETLARKWRELLVALQLEARFSKHDLLLSYLNRVYLGVGWGFEDAARHYFGKPAAKLQLQEAALLVGLLPSPNGYDPCFDPQAALESRNAVLLKMVDSGRLGADAGRTARRSPIKLAPDACKRAAELRGAPFYTDQVRRDLAAQVGPAVAAEGNFLIDTHFDPRVQAQVERLLRQRLNSSRGLAISEGAVVILDVRNGGIVAIAGGRDYQQSQFNRATMALRSLGSSFKLFPYLSALSKGARPGDPVSCGPLRWRGQTFSSDCSGTLSLTSAFARSSNTAALRTAQKVGLDAVVQQARDLGITSPLAAVPGLVLGQSETTLLELTAAYGAVANDGVWHPPTTIRRLVDAETCRGKESSLCRQEEAATPSTVNAGRRVVTPKTAEAMQQLLRAVVTGGTGRAARLGGSEGGKTGTSNDNRDLVFIGYAPQRHWVMGIWLGNDDNSPTRGSSALAAGLWGDIMRATSS; encoded by the coding sequence ATGGCCATCGCCGCGCTTGAGCTGCTGCGACAGCGCTGGCGTCGCTGGCGCCAGCCCTCCCAGGCCCTGCTGCTGATCCATCTGCCGGGGCAGGGCAGCAGGTCGGTCGCCATCCACAGCGGGGTGTACAGGATCGGGCGCGAGGGGGATGGGCAGATTCCGATCGACCATCCCGCCGTGAGCCGGCAGCACGCCCTGCTGGAGCGGCGCGGGCCGGGCTGGCTGCTCTCCGACCGTGGATCCACCAACGGCCTGTGGTGGCGAGGCAGGCGGGTGCAGCAGCTGCTGCTGCGGGACGGTGACACCGTGCGCATCGGTCCCAGCCATCAGCCGGGGCTGCCGGAGCTGGAGTTCCAGCAGCGGCCCCAACCGCAACTGGAGCGCATCGTTCGGACGGGCTCCCTGGTTCTGGCCGCCGTCACCGCCGGCGGTGTGGGCCTGCTGGCCCTCTCGGTGCTGCAGAGTCCGATCCGCGGCAGCCTGGCCACGGTGCGGGGGCCGCTGGCCCTCTACGACCGCCAGGGAAAGCCGATCAACTCGGTGCAGGGTCTGGAGCACCGGGAACTCGCTGGACTGGGCGACTATCCCACCGTGCTGGTCGATGCCCTGCTCTCCAGCGAAGATGCCCGCTTCTGGTGGCATCCCGGGGTGGACCCGGTGGGCACCGCCCGGGCCCTGGTGACCAACCTGCTGGGCGGGCGGGTGCTCGAGGGTGGCAGCACCCTCACCCAGCAGCTCGCCCGCAGCCTCTATCCCGACCAGGTGGGCCAGGGCGAGACCCTGGCACGCAAGTGGCGGGAACTGCTGGTGGCACTCCAGCTGGAGGCCCGCTTCAGCAAGCACGATCTGCTGCTCAGCTACCTCAACCGCGTGTATCTGGGGGTGGGCTGGGGCTTCGAGGACGCCGCCCGCCACTACTTCGGCAAACCGGCGGCAAAGCTGCAGCTGCAGGAGGCGGCTCTGCTGGTGGGTCTGCTGCCCTCCCCCAACGGCTACGACCCCTGCTTCGATCCGCAGGCGGCGCTGGAATCACGCAACGCGGTGCTGCTGAAGATGGTGGACAGCGGACGTCTCGGTGCCGATGCCGGCCGCACGGCGCGCCGCAGCCCGATCAAGCTGGCACCCGATGCGTGCAAGCGGGCCGCCGAACTCCGGGGAGCGCCCTTCTACACCGACCAGGTGCGCCGCGATCTGGCAGCCCAGGTGGGCCCGGCGGTGGCGGCAGAGGGCAACTTTCTGATCGACACCCACTTCGATCCCCGCGTGCAGGCCCAGGTGGAGCGGCTTCTGCGGCAACGGCTGAACAGCAGCCGTGGCCTCGCGATCAGCGAGGGAGCGGTGGTGATTCTCGATGTCCGCAACGGCGGCATCGTGGCGATCGCCGGTGGGCGCGACTACCAGCAGAGCCAGTTCAACAGGGCCACGATGGCCCTGCGCTCGCTGGGCAGCTCCTTCAAGCTCTTCCCCTACCTGTCTGCCCTCAGCAAGGGGGCCAGGCCCGGCGATCCGGTGAGCTGCGGGCCGCTGCGCTGGCGGGGCCAGACGTTCAGCAGTGACTGCAGCGGCACCCTCTCGCTCACCTCGGCCTTCGCCCGCAGCAGCAACACCGCGGCCCTGCGCACGGCCCAGAAGGTGGGCCTGGATGCCGTCGTGCAGCAGGCCCGCGATCTCGGCATCACCAGTCCATTGGCGGCGGTGCCGGGCCTGGTGCTCGGCCAGAGCGAAACCACCCTGCTGGAGCTCACCGCCGCCTATGGCGCCGTGGCGAACGACGGCGTCTGGCATCCCCCCACCACCATCCGTCGGCTGGTGGACGCCGAGACCTGCCGCGGCAAGGAGAGCAGCCTGTGCCGGCAGGAGGAGGCCGCCACCCCATCCACCGTCAATGCCGGCCGCCGCGTGGTGACCCCGAAGACGGCCGAGGCGATGCAGCAGCTGCTGAGAGCCGTGGTGACGGGCGGCACCGGCCGGGCCGCCCGTCTGGGCGGCAGCGAAGGGGGCAAAACTGGCACCAGCAATGACAACCGCGATCTGGTGTTCATCGGCTACGCCCCGCAGCGCCACTGGGTGATGGGCATCTGGCTCGGCAACGACGACAACAGCCCCACCAGGGGCTCCAGTGCCCTGGCCGCGGGCCTCTGGGGCGACATCATGCGAGCCACCAGTTCCTGA
- a CDS encoding YcjF family protein, which translates to MNSRTRLWIAAGALLLALVVVGMVLQAINQLVWQLSAILPYGLVGPVVVLLMAGAVLLLAQLAWPWLRSLRTGSRSGSLPPQPPPAPDNRREAAARQLEAIDQTLERVRDAVEREALRQQQQRMAAELERGDLVIVVFGTGSAGKTSLIRALLRRLVGQVGAPMGATGRSSRYRLRLQGLQRGVWLVDTPGILEAGRDGAERERLARAQASRADLLLLVVDGDLRAAEYQVFDALAALGKRLLLVLNKCDLRGEQEEQRLLALLRRRCGTRLAAEDVIPASASPQTLPLPGGQPHQPPPEVERLLLRIAAVLHAEGEELIADNLLLQCRQLGEASRQLLAEQRRGDAARIVDRYMWIGAGVLAVTPLPGIDLLGAAAVNAQMVVEIGRVYGVSLSRSTAQDLALSVGRTLAGLGLVKGGVSLLSAALSLSLPALLVSRAIQAVSAAWLTRVAGQSFITYFERDQDWGDGGIQDVVQRHYDLGRRDGALQQFLAVAFRRVVEPLQQRDRQLPPRPRD; encoded by the coding sequence GTGAACAGCCGCACCCGCCTCTGGATTGCCGCCGGTGCGCTGCTGCTGGCCCTGGTGGTGGTGGGCATGGTGCTGCAGGCCATCAACCAGCTGGTATGGCAGCTCAGCGCCATCCTTCCCTACGGGTTGGTGGGGCCCGTGGTGGTCCTGCTGATGGCCGGGGCCGTGCTGCTGCTCGCCCAGCTGGCCTGGCCCTGGCTGCGCAGCCTCCGCACCGGCAGCCGATCGGGCAGCCTTCCTCCCCAGCCCCCCCCTGCACCGGACAACCGCCGGGAGGCGGCGGCCCGCCAGCTGGAGGCGATCGACCAGACCCTCGAGCGGGTGCGGGATGCGGTGGAGCGGGAGGCCCTGCGTCAGCAGCAGCAGCGGATGGCGGCGGAACTGGAGCGGGGCGATCTCGTGATCGTGGTGTTCGGCACCGGCTCAGCCGGCAAGACCTCCCTGATCCGGGCGCTGCTGCGCCGGCTGGTGGGCCAGGTGGGTGCCCCGATGGGCGCCACCGGGCGCAGCAGCCGCTACCGGCTGCGGCTGCAGGGCCTGCAGCGGGGAGTGTGGCTGGTGGACACCCCTGGAATCCTTGAGGCCGGCCGGGATGGCGCGGAGCGCGAACGGCTGGCCCGGGCCCAGGCCAGCCGGGCGGATCTGCTGCTGCTGGTGGTGGATGGGGACCTGCGGGCCGCGGAGTACCAGGTGTTCGATGCACTGGCCGCCCTCGGCAAGCGGCTGCTGCTGGTGCTCAACAAGTGCGATCTGCGCGGTGAGCAGGAGGAGCAGCGGCTGCTGGCGTTGCTGCGGCGCCGCTGCGGCACCAGGCTGGCGGCGGAGGATGTGATCCCCGCCAGCGCCTCCCCCCAGACCCTGCCGCTGCCGGGCGGCCAGCCCCACCAGCCCCCGCCGGAGGTGGAGCGGCTGCTGCTGAGGATCGCCGCCGTGCTCCATGCCGAAGGCGAGGAGCTGATCGCCGACAACCTGCTTCTGCAGTGCCGCCAGCTCGGCGAGGCGAGCCGGCAGCTGCTGGCGGAGCAGCGCCGCGGCGATGCGGCCCGCATCGTGGACCGCTACATGTGGATCGGCGCTGGGGTGCTGGCGGTGACGCCCCTGCCCGGGATCGACCTGCTGGGGGCGGCGGCCGTCAATGCCCAGATGGTGGTGGAGATCGGCCGGGTCTACGGCGTCAGCCTCAGCCGCTCCACCGCCCAGGACCTGGCCCTCTCGGTGGGGCGCACCCTCGCCGGCCTCGGCCTGGTGAAGGGGGGCGTGAGCCTGCTCAGCGCGGCGCTCAGCCTTTCCCTGCCGGCGCTGCTGGTGAGCCGGGCCATCCAGGCGGTGAGCGCGGCCTGGCTCACCCGGGTGGCGGGGCAGAGCTTCATCACCTACTTCGAGCGGGACCAGGACTGGGGCGACGGCGGAATTCAGGATGTGGTGCAGCGGCACTACGACCTGGGCCGGCGGGACGGCGCGCTGCAGCAGTTCCTGGCGGTGGCCTTCAGGCGCGTGGTGGAACCGCTGCAGCAGAGAGACCGCCAGCTGCCCCCACGCCCGCGGGACTGA
- a CDS encoding pyridoxal-dependent decarboxylase: protein MVSSEPPSLATAPPAPWALPPLPFASPDHPDARLQRFLEQASERLCAWLGSAASRSPLPGLSVLPEVEPQRRGLDEAALLADLQLVMDGAYNPSHPGALAHLDPPPLPASIAADLICAGLNNNLLAEELSPSLSRLERNLAAWLARQLGLGDVSGGVAASGGTLANLMALVTARHRAGLGCCSEAVVLASADAHVSLRKAVAVMGLPATALHAIPTARDGGMDVSQLDRALEALRAAGTPVIAVVATAGTTVRGAVDPLEPVAALCRRHGHWLHVDGAIGAVFALSPRHRHRVAGLEQADSITINPQKLLGITKTSSLLLLRQPGALEQAFGTGLPYMEPSWGGGHGGEWGLQGTRPADILKLWLGLRQLGLGGIEAVLDGAIQRRRVLHALLSSLPELEVRGGPCHLLAFTPRGLSAAEADSWSQTTRQQLLNHQLMLSRPLHGGRHHLKAVLGNPHTTVAELQQLHALVAASLQGIHCRSLPSPSP, encoded by the coding sequence ATGGTGTCATCCGAGCCTCCTTCGTTGGCAACTGCGCCACCTGCCCCCTGGGCGCTCCCGCCCCTGCCCTTTGCCAGCCCGGATCACCCCGATGCTCGCCTGCAGCGGTTCCTGGAGCAGGCCAGTGAGCGGCTCTGCGCCTGGCTGGGGTCGGCGGCGAGCCGTTCGCCGCTGCCCGGTCTCAGCGTGCTGCCGGAGGTGGAACCCCAGCGCCGGGGGTTGGATGAGGCCGCTCTGCTCGCCGATCTGCAGCTGGTGATGGACGGGGCGTACAACCCGAGCCACCCCGGTGCGCTGGCCCATCTCGACCCCCCACCCCTGCCGGCCTCCATCGCGGCCGACCTGATCTGTGCCGGACTCAACAACAACCTTCTGGCTGAGGAGCTCTCGCCAAGCCTCTCCCGCCTGGAGCGCAATCTGGCGGCCTGGCTGGCCAGGCAACTGGGTCTCGGGGACGTCAGCGGTGGCGTGGCCGCCAGCGGGGGCACCCTGGCCAACCTGATGGCCCTGGTCACGGCCCGCCACCGTGCCGGCCTGGGCTGCTGCAGTGAGGCCGTGGTGCTGGCCAGTGCCGACGCCCATGTGTCGCTGCGCAAGGCCGTGGCGGTGATGGGCCTGCCGGCCACGGCCCTGCACGCCATCCCCACCGCTCGGGATGGTGGCATGGATGTGAGCCAGCTGGACCGTGCGCTCGAGGCACTGCGCGCCGCCGGCACCCCCGTGATCGCCGTGGTGGCCACGGCTGGCACCACGGTGCGTGGGGCGGTGGACCCCCTCGAGCCCGTGGCGGCCCTGTGCCGGCGCCACGGCCACTGGCTGCATGTGGATGGGGCGATCGGGGCCGTGTTCGCTCTCAGCCCCCGCCACCGTCATCGGGTGGCGGGCCTGGAGCAGGCCGATTCGATCACCATCAACCCCCAGAAGCTGCTGGGCATCACCAAGACCTCCTCCCTGCTGCTGCTGCGTCAGCCCGGTGCCCTGGAGCAGGCGTTCGGCACCGGCCTGCCCTACATGGAACCCAGCTGGGGCGGCGGCCATGGCGGTGAATGGGGCCTGCAGGGCACCAGGCCCGCCGACATCCTGAAGCTGTGGCTCGGGCTGCGCCAGCTCGGGCTCGGCGGCATCGAGGCGGTGCTGGACGGAGCGATCCAGCGCCGACGGGTGCTGCACGCTCTCCTCTCCTCGCTTCCGGAGCTGGAGGTCAGGGGCGGGCCCTGTCATCTGCTGGCCTTCACACCGCGGGGGCTTTCAGCGGCCGAGGCCGACAGCTGGAGTCAGACCACCCGCCAGCAGCTGCTGAACCACCAGCTGATGCTGTCGCGGCCGCTGCATGGCGGACGCCACCACCTCAAGGCGGTGCTGGGGAACCCCCACACCACGGTCGCGGAACTTCAGCAGCTCCACGCGCTGGTGGCCGCTTCCCTGCAGGGGATCCACTGCCGATCTCTGCCCTCTCCCTCGCCATGA
- a CDS encoding nucleoside deaminase, which produces MGHGIDTAQARSTGYELWMQRLLRCAARVGAEGEIPVAAAVLDQEGRCIGWGSNRRERLQDPLGHAELVAIRQASRVLDDWRLNSCTLLVTLEPCPMCAGALVQARLGTLVFAAPDPKRGAVGGCLDLVNHASAHHHMRVISGVAADQAGELLSGWFRRRRRPTSGRWLQAGRLGAPS; this is translated from the coding sequence ATGGGGCATGGGATCGACACCGCGCAGGCCCGGTCCACCGGGTACGAACTGTGGATGCAGCGCCTGCTGCGCTGCGCCGCACGGGTGGGGGCGGAAGGTGAGATCCCTGTGGCCGCAGCCGTTCTCGATCAGGAGGGACGTTGCATTGGCTGGGGGAGCAACCGCCGGGAGCGCCTGCAGGATCCCCTGGGCCATGCCGAGCTCGTGGCGATCCGCCAGGCCAGCCGGGTTCTGGATGACTGGCGTCTGAACAGCTGCACCCTGCTGGTGACCCTGGAGCCCTGCCCGATGTGCGCGGGCGCTCTCGTGCAGGCCAGGCTCGGCACCCTGGTGTTTGCAGCCCCAGATCCCAAGCGCGGTGCCGTCGGTGGCTGCCTCGATCTGGTGAACCACGCCAGCGCCCATCACCACATGCGGGTGATCAGCGGCGTGGCGGCGGATCAGGCCGGGGAGCTGTTGAGCGGATGGTTCAGACGGCGACGGCGGCCGACGTCCGGGAGGTGGCTCCAGGCCGGAAGGCTGGGAGCTCCGTCCTGA
- a CDS encoding alanine--glyoxylate aminotransferase family protein, producing MSAPHPVNNAHRRALGPIATPDRLLLGPGPSNAHPTVLQALARTPIGHLDPLYVELMGEVQELLRYAWQTDNRLTIPMSGTGSAAMEATLANTLEPGDKVLVAVKGYFGLRLVDMAGRYRAEVVTIERPWGEAFSLEEIEAAVKEHRPAVLAMVHAETSTGIRQPMEGIGEICRQHNCLLLLDTVTSLGAVPVHLDAWQVDLAYSCSQKGLSCPPGLGPFTMGPRAEAKMERRRDKVPNWYLDVTLLNQYWGSDRVYHHTAPVNMNFGMREALRLLAEEGLENAWARHQRNAERLWAGLEELGLELHAPEHLRLPTLTTVRIPEGVDGKAFSLHLLNQHGIEVGGGLGALAGKVWRIGLMGFNSRPENVDRLLELFRTELPAFRPGATSRTSAAVAV from the coding sequence TTGTCCGCGCCGCACCCCGTCAACAACGCCCACCGCCGCGCCCTCGGGCCCATCGCCACTCCCGATCGGCTGCTGCTGGGGCCCGGCCCCTCGAACGCCCACCCCACGGTGCTGCAGGCGCTGGCCCGCACGCCGATCGGCCATCTCGACCCCCTCTACGTGGAGTTGATGGGCGAGGTGCAGGAGCTGCTCCGCTACGCCTGGCAGACCGACAACCGCCTCACGATCCCGATGAGCGGCACCGGCAGTGCGGCCATGGAGGCCACCCTGGCCAACACCCTCGAGCCGGGGGACAAAGTGCTCGTGGCGGTGAAGGGCTATTTCGGCCTGCGTCTGGTGGACATGGCCGGCCGCTACCGCGCCGAGGTGGTGACGATTGAACGCCCCTGGGGCGAGGCCTTCAGCCTCGAGGAGATCGAGGCGGCGGTGAAGGAGCATCGCCCGGCCGTGCTGGCCATGGTGCACGCCGAAACCTCCACCGGCATCCGCCAGCCGATGGAGGGAATCGGTGAAATCTGCCGCCAGCACAACTGTCTGCTGCTGCTCGACACCGTGACCTCCCTCGGTGCCGTGCCCGTGCACCTCGATGCCTGGCAGGTGGATCTCGCCTACAGCTGCAGCCAGAAGGGCCTGAGCTGTCCGCCGGGGCTCGGACCCTTCACCATGGGCCCCCGCGCCGAAGCCAAAATGGAGCGGCGCCGTGACAAGGTGCCGAACTGGTACCTCGATGTCACCCTGCTGAATCAGTACTGGGGCAGCGACCGGGTGTACCACCACACCGCGCCGGTGAACATGAACTTCGGCATGCGCGAGGCGCTGCGACTTCTGGCCGAGGAGGGTCTGGAGAACGCCTGGGCCCGCCACCAGCGCAATGCCGAGCGGCTGTGGGCTGGCCTCGAGGAGCTGGGGCTGGAGCTTCACGCCCCGGAACACCTGCGCCTGCCCACCCTCACCACGGTGCGGATCCCTGAAGGTGTGGATGGCAAGGCCTTCTCGCTCCATCTGCTCAACCAGCACGGCATTGAGGTGGGCGGTGGCCTGGGGGCCCTGGCCGGCAAGGTCTGGCGGATCGGCCTGATGGGCTTCAACAGCCGGCCGGAGAATGTGGACCGCCTGCTTGAGCTGTTCAGGACGGAGCTCCCAGCCTTCCGGCCTGGAGCCACCTCCCGGACGTCGGCCGCCGTCGCCGTCTGA
- a CDS encoding allophycocyanin subunit beta, whose translation MRDAITGLIGRYDQLGRYLDREAIDRITAYFAEAELRLKAVELINREAASIVREASQRLWLDDPELILPGGNAYTTRRLSACLRDMDYFLRYASYALVAADATILNERVLNGLDDTYKSLGVPTGPTVRSIALLADVVCEMLGAEGVSDPAALAAVVRPPFEHLCRGLAASDVRTR comes from the coding sequence ATGCGCGATGCCATCACCGGTCTGATCGGCCGCTACGACCAGCTGGGCCGCTATCTCGACCGCGAGGCCATCGATCGCATCACGGCGTACTTCGCGGAAGCGGAGCTGCGGCTGAAGGCCGTGGAGCTCATCAACCGGGAAGCCGCCAGCATCGTGCGGGAGGCCTCCCAGCGCCTCTGGCTCGATGATCCCGAGCTGATCCTGCCCGGCGGCAACGCCTACACCACCCGCCGGCTGTCCGCCTGTCTGCGGGACATGGACTATTTCCTCCGCTACGCCAGCTACGCCCTGGTGGCCGCCGACGCCACCATCCTCAACGAGCGGGTGTTGAACGGGCTGGATGACACCTACAAGAGCCTGGGGGTGCCCACCGGCCCCACGGTGCGCAGCATCGCCCTGCTCGCGGATGTGGTCTGCGAGATGCTGGGTGCCGAGGGTGTCAGCGACCCAGCAGCCCTGGCCGCCGTGGTGCGCCCTCCGTTCGAGCATCTCTGCCGGGGCCTCGCCGCCAGCGATGTACGGACCCGCTGA